In the genome of Methylophaga nitratireducenticrescens, one region contains:
- a CDS encoding YraN family protein, translating into MAEHLHSGRQAEQLACDYLKKQGLKLIQRNFHCRRGEIDLIMQDGKTLVFIEVRYRRNAYHGSALESITGSKQSRIIITAQHYLMQSGWSDNCRFDAIAITATQPDQILWIRDAFQLN; encoded by the coding sequence ATGGCGGAACATCTCCACTCTGGCAGGCAGGCTGAACAATTAGCCTGTGATTATCTCAAGAAACAAGGTTTAAAACTTATCCAGCGTAATTTTCACTGCCGTCGCGGTGAAATTGATCTGATCATGCAGGATGGGAAAACATTAGTATTCATTGAGGTTCGTTATCGGCGTAATGCCTATCATGGCAGTGCTCTTGAAAGTATTACAGGTAGCAAACAATCACGTATCATCATCACCGCACAACATTATTTGATGCAATCCGGTTGGTCAGATAACTGTCGATTTGATGCCATTGCCATCACGGCGACTCAACCCGATCAAATTTTATGGATTCGTGATGCTTTTCAACTAAACTAA
- a CDS encoding penicillin-binding protein activator: MTQRFSTLFMLLVLLALTACQPISMDTKPSAPEMTSLISEAEKRGDYAVAAEDYLAQAAESEGALKSAFQYRAAMMQYELGELAEADALLAETNLEQLSSREQLTANLLRADIAVLNLDGQRALTHLDKIDFNSANQAQQKRILELRITAYDLTENMLEKALAHIKLDPKLPESERENNHLVLWQTLLKMTPQALDLYNPGQPPAEDSGWFALAYAFKAYENNPEAMEVAIEDWQYSYPNHPADIEQLKKSIKTPLRLPEKLDLIAILLPDSGPAANAAQAIRQGIIAAHFNARSNVRLQFYDVRTDNTADSNNVITQYEKAVADGANIVIGPLDKTSVELLAKHDELTIPVLALNRINENKTTEQHNFFQFALAPEDDARNQAEYAKKKGYQRAIVLSPRNEWGDRVAEAFTNEWQKSDGQIVTRAKYDESENDYSHILTPILGVENSNQRYQNLRRTLGLSLEFEPRRRQDVDFLFMVGRPLKARQLLTQLRFYRSGQLPILATSHAYGGEPNARQDIDLNGLIFTEIPWMFSEQSEQDPAYAAIRRQASGDVGTFIRLAALGVDAYRIIPFLTAMSHSEDEKYNGATGVLTVNQQGQIERTMTFTTIQNGLIEPLNNE, from the coding sequence ATGACGCAACGATTTTCCACCCTGTTTATGTTGTTGGTATTACTGGCTTTAACCGCTTGCCAACCGATATCAATGGATACCAAACCATCAGCCCCAGAGATGACTTCATTAATTTCTGAAGCAGAAAAACGGGGTGATTATGCGGTGGCTGCAGAAGATTATCTTGCCCAGGCGGCGGAATCTGAAGGTGCACTCAAGTCGGCATTTCAATATCGCGCGGCCATGATGCAGTATGAGTTAGGTGAATTGGCTGAAGCAGATGCATTGCTTGCTGAAACCAATCTCGAACAACTTTCCTCACGTGAACAACTTACAGCCAATTTACTGCGTGCAGATATCGCCGTATTGAATCTGGATGGTCAGCGCGCATTAACGCATTTGGATAAGATTGATTTTAACAGTGCCAATCAAGCACAGCAAAAACGTATTCTGGAGCTGAGGATCACCGCTTACGATTTGACTGAAAACATGTTGGAAAAGGCCCTGGCCCATATCAAGTTAGATCCAAAGCTGCCTGAAAGTGAACGGGAAAATAATCATCTCGTATTGTGGCAGACATTACTGAAAATGACACCGCAGGCACTGGATTTATACAATCCTGGCCAACCACCCGCTGAAGATAGTGGCTGGTTTGCTCTGGCGTATGCCTTTAAAGCCTATGAAAATAATCCTGAAGCAATGGAGGTCGCCATTGAAGACTGGCAATACAGCTATCCAAATCACCCAGCTGATATTGAACAATTAAAAAAATCCATAAAAACACCACTTCGGCTGCCTGAAAAACTGGACCTAATTGCTATTCTGTTACCCGATTCAGGCCCAGCAGCCAATGCAGCTCAAGCTATTCGTCAAGGGATTATTGCAGCCCATTTTAACGCCCGCTCTAATGTCCGTCTACAGTTTTATGATGTGCGCACAGACAACACAGCTGATTCAAATAATGTGATCACTCAATATGAAAAAGCCGTTGCTGATGGTGCAAACATTGTTATTGGACCACTGGATAAAACTTCAGTTGAGTTGCTGGCTAAACATGATGAGTTGACGATTCCTGTTTTGGCTCTTAACAGAATCAATGAAAATAAAACTACTGAGCAGCATAACTTTTTCCAATTTGCTCTAGCCCCTGAAGATGATGCACGAAACCAAGCCGAATATGCCAAGAAAAAAGGTTATCAACGAGCAATAGTCTTGAGTCCCCGAAATGAATGGGGTGATCGTGTTGCAGAAGCGTTTACAAATGAATGGCAAAAATCAGATGGCCAGATTGTAACTCGGGCCAAATATGACGAATCTGAAAACGATTATTCACATATCCTGACACCAATTTTAGGCGTGGAAAATAGTAATCAACGTTATCAGAATTTACGCCGTACATTAGGGCTATCTTTGGAATTCGAACCCAGACGACGTCAAGATGTGGATTTTCTGTTTATGGTAGGTCGTCCTTTGAAAGCTCGGCAGCTATTAACCCAACTGCGGTTTTATCGTTCGGGCCAACTACCGATTCTAGCAACATCTCATGCCTATGGAGGTGAACCAAATGCTCGACAGGATATTGACCTTAATGGTCTGATTTTCACTGAGATACCTTGGATGTTTAGCGAGCAATCGGAACAGGATCCTGCCTATGCTGCAATTCGTCGACAGGCCTCTGGCGATGTTGGCACCTTTATCCGTTTGGCAGCACTTGGAGTTGATGCCTATCGCATAATTCCTTTTCTGACAGCAATGAGTCATTCTGAAGATGAAAAATATAATGGTGCGACCGGTGTGTTGACTGTCAACCAACAGGGCCAAATTGAACGAACGATGACCTTTACCACCATACAGAATGGGTTAATTGAACCGTTAAACAATGAATGA
- the rsmI gene encoding 16S rRNA (cytidine(1402)-2'-O)-methyltransferase: protein MKDTTAALYIVATPIGNLADISARAIEVLSSVDVIAAEDTRHSKYLLQHHGIETSTISLHEHNEQQRSELLLTRIAAGESIALISDAGTPLISDPGYRLVNMAREQGIKVIPIPGACAVIAALSASGLSAERFAFEGFLPPKSTARRQALQSLENEPRTLIFYESPKRMVASLQDMLTVFGGERKACLARELTKMFETIVTLPLAELVDVVINDANHQKGEIVLLVEGQSTVVDRDEAEEVRVLQILLDEVPLKQAAAITASILGIKKNKAYEMALKLQQK, encoded by the coding sequence GTGAAAGACACTACAGCCGCTCTTTATATCGTTGCCACCCCAATTGGAAATCTGGCGGATATTTCAGCGCGCGCTATTGAAGTTCTGTCTTCAGTAGATGTGATTGCCGCTGAAGATACCCGTCACAGCAAATATTTGTTGCAGCACCATGGAATTGAAACCTCCACTATTTCATTGCATGAACATAATGAACAACAACGCAGTGAATTATTGTTAACACGCATTGCCGCAGGTGAATCAATTGCGTTGATTTCGGATGCCGGTACACCATTAATCAGTGATCCTGGTTATCGATTAGTGAATATGGCACGTGAGCAGGGAATTAAAGTAATTCCTATCCCAGGCGCGTGTGCCGTTATTGCTGCATTATCCGCTTCAGGATTATCAGCAGAACGATTTGCCTTTGAAGGCTTTTTACCACCAAAATCGACCGCACGTCGTCAGGCATTACAAAGTCTGGAAAATGAACCCCGTACACTGATTTTTTATGAAAGTCCTAAACGGATGGTAGCCAGTTTGCAGGATATGCTGACGGTGTTTGGTGGCGAGCGAAAAGCCTGTCTGGCACGTGAACTGACCAAAATGTTTGAAACTATTGTCACCTTGCCTTTGGCTGAATTAGTCGACGTCGTTATTAATGATGCAAATCACCAAAAAGGTGAGATTGTGTTACTGGTTGAGGGGCAGTCAACAGTTGTCGATAGAGATGAGGCTGAAGAGGTCAGAGTGTTACAAATCCTGTTAGATGAAGTGCCTTTAAAACAGGCTGCGGCCATTACTGCCTCCATTCTCGGTATCAAGAAAAACAAAGCATATGAAATGGCGTTGAAACTTCAGCAAAAATAA
- a CDS encoding TetR/AcrR family transcriptional regulator: MTQKRNLTAAERRELTVDAVIDLSAQDDPANITTGSIAKHMRVTQGALFRHFPSKDAIWEAVIGRVAERVMKRLDKAAASANSPLAALEAMFHAHITFIVEHPGVPRLMMGQLQHARPTPARRMVRSLLFLYRERIERLLNEAQEAGELCRDLDIETAATQFIGTIQGLVMQSLIIGNMNHMTKQAQGAFHIYCHGIQKAKRAYP, translated from the coding sequence ATGACTCAGAAACGTAATTTGACGGCTGCAGAACGCCGGGAGCTCACTGTAGACGCGGTCATCGACCTGAGCGCGCAGGATGATCCAGCCAATATCACCACTGGCAGCATCGCCAAACACATGCGGGTCACCCAAGGTGCGCTGTTCCGCCACTTTCCAAGCAAGGACGCCATCTGGGAGGCCGTCATCGGCAGGGTGGCCGAACGTGTGATGAAACGGCTAGATAAAGCCGCTGCATCGGCGAATAGCCCGCTGGCCGCGCTCGAGGCGATGTTCCATGCCCATATCACGTTTATCGTCGAGCACCCGGGCGTGCCCCGGCTGATGATGGGGCAGCTGCAGCATGCTCGGCCGACGCCGGCCAGACGTATGGTTCGCTCGCTGCTGTTTCTCTACCGTGAGCGGATCGAGAGATTATTGAACGAGGCGCAGGAGGCTGGCGAGCTGTGTCGAGATCTGGATATTGAGACGGCTGCCACGCAGTTCATCGGTACCATTCAGGGGCTGGTCATGCAGTCGCTGATTATCGGCAATATGAACCATATGACCAAGCAGGCCCAGGGGGCATTCCACATCTACTGTCATGGCATCCAGAAAGCAAAAAGGGCATACCCATGA
- a CDS encoding efflux RND transporter periplasmic adaptor subunit, producing MTGLTQRLGRFLAVVIGLAIGAALLVFFVVNRQAPEHSDSPPAPKVVAVIEVQPLALCLEARGHGVARPAETWQAVANVSGRVVERHPHLESGTLLREGTLLLTLDPSRYELAIAEAEAELAQLEVEEINTLRLLDLERQALDLAEQELSRIERVAATGAVSTSQRDAQRRSTVGQRQAVATLENTLFLLPAKRERASVRLAQARRDLADTRFEAPYDLRLGEVDVELHQFVGAGQRLFEADSLAAAEVEARLPFSMVRRLLGSVAPVELEPGTLDLSERIDLDSIDAELELVGAPGVSWKGRVVRVASGLDPATRAVRVVVRVEELWRDARPPDHPPLQRDMYTRVRLSAPSPVAQLVVPASALHQGEIYLADEHDRLVRRPVSVVFNQGDLAVIESGLTPGERVIVDDLQPALAGMTLAPRRDEALEARLTARALGVVMSGERQ from the coding sequence ATGACAGGCCTGACCCAACGCTTAGGGCGTTTTTTGGCGGTAGTTATTGGTCTCGCCATCGGTGCGGCGCTTCTGGTCTTTTTCGTGGTTAATCGACAGGCTCCCGAGCACAGCGACTCACCACCTGCCCCCAAGGTGGTGGCAGTGATCGAGGTGCAGCCACTGGCGTTATGCCTTGAGGCACGTGGCCACGGCGTGGCGCGCCCTGCCGAAACCTGGCAAGCCGTCGCCAACGTCTCGGGCCGGGTGGTGGAGCGCCACCCGCATCTGGAGAGCGGCACCCTGCTGCGCGAAGGCACCCTGCTGCTGACGCTGGACCCGAGTCGCTACGAGCTGGCTATCGCCGAGGCCGAGGCGGAGTTGGCTCAGCTCGAGGTAGAGGAGATCAATACCCTGCGTTTACTGGATTTGGAACGCCAGGCACTCGATCTCGCCGAGCAGGAACTTTCACGAATCGAGCGGGTGGCGGCCACCGGTGCTGTCTCCACTTCTCAGCGTGATGCTCAACGTCGCAGCACTGTGGGGCAGCGCCAGGCGGTGGCCACTCTGGAGAATACCTTGTTCTTGCTGCCAGCCAAGCGCGAGCGGGCATCGGTGCGCCTTGCCCAAGCGCGCCGTGACTTGGCGGATACCCGCTTCGAGGCGCCCTACGACCTGCGCCTCGGTGAGGTGGACGTAGAGCTTCACCAGTTCGTGGGTGCGGGCCAGCGGCTGTTCGAGGCGGATAGCCTGGCGGCCGCCGAGGTAGAGGCACGCCTTCCCTTTAGCATGGTACGACGCCTCCTGGGCAGTGTGGCGCCGGTCGAGCTCGAGCCCGGCACCCTGGATCTGAGTGAGCGCATCGATCTTGACTCGATCGATGCTGAGCTGGAACTGGTCGGAGCACCCGGGGTTAGCTGGAAAGGTCGGGTGGTGCGCGTAGCCAGCGGCCTCGACCCGGCCACCCGCGCCGTGCGAGTAGTCGTAAGGGTTGAGGAGCTCTGGCGCGATGCCCGGCCACCTGACCATCCGCCACTACAGCGCGACATGTACACCCGAGTGCGCCTCTCGGCACCCAGTCCCGTAGCACAACTCGTGGTCCCCGCATCGGCCCTCCATCAAGGTGAGATCTACCTTGCTGACGAGCACGATCGTCTGGTCAGGCGCCCGGTGTCCGTAGTCTTCAATCAGGGAGACTTGGCAGTGATCGAGTCGGGCCTCACCCCGGGCGAGCGGGTCATCGTCGACGACCTGCAGCCAGCACTGGCCGGCATGACGCTGGCGCCGCGGCGTGACGAGGCGCTCGAGGCACGCCTGACCGCCCGGGCTCTGGGCGTAGTAATGTCAGGAGAACGGCAATGA
- a CDS encoding efflux RND transporter permease subunit: MIRWFAAHPTAANLLLILLLAAGLFAAPHLKRETFPDYRPVEVSVEVVYRGASAADVEDAVCRRLHDAVKGVEFLDEFSCVAQDNLASATATMSAGGDAIRFLNEIDTEVSAITELPARADPPVVRELHRSDMVAAVAVSGDMPMHQLEDYALRLEERIMTLPGVAEVAIHGRSQRQWQVAAPREVLGQHGLSARELARRVASQNLDLPLSTLETADRNILLRFTDQRRSLAELADLVVVTDAGGGELTLGDLATITETGEHAEERIRFNGEPALVLEVSKALRDDALTVKESLETLLEAERRRFDGGISLTLTQDATSIVRDRLQMLVNNGLMGLVLVVLVMSLFFRPRLALWAVLGLPAAFMGAFIVMALTGLSLNMITLVALLMAIGIVMDDAIVITDSIAVHSLKGASPVEAVVAGTRQVLPGVLSSFLTTVAVFAPLSFLAGELGAVLEVLPVVLIAALAASLIEAFWILPHHLKGSVGRLASGHDSRFRVAFERHFDRFRESVGRLADRAIRFRHAVLGIIFAIMLGSFGFMAGGHVGSEAMPDIDGDVLEARILMPQGTPLARTEAVAERVEATIRELDVRYSPDQPGGASLVEAIQVRFNHNPSAREAGPHVATVIVDLLTAERRRVTLDELTAAWREAIGEIEGLQRLIIQEPGFGPAGVPVEVRLAGENLEAMKTAALELGDHLENYAAVYNVFDDLRLGKPQLTFSMAEGAHGLGLSAEEVAGQLRAALLGEIADTLRIGDQEIEVLIRLAEADRTSLDDLADLTIALPEGGRVPLEVVANAEERREWARITRIDGRRTVTVEANVDVRHATGQAIVDDLVGSGWLSEFRERYPEVALTFEGQVARSAETGGSIGRGLLIGLVGIFVILSFQFRSYVEPLIVMLSIPLAFIGAIWGHVLMGYYLSMPSLIGAASLAGIVVNNAILLIHFIKTHRESGLDAVAAAGQASRDRLRAILISSTTTIAGLLPLLAETSTQAAAIKPLVISVVFGLFSATVLVLLVIPALYVLFDEWGWVQAPKPSKE, translated from the coding sequence ATGATTCGCTGGTTTGCCGCTCATCCCACCGCCGCCAATCTGCTGCTGATACTGCTGCTGGCCGCCGGGCTGTTCGCCGCACCCCACCTCAAGCGTGAGACCTTCCCAGATTATCGCCCGGTGGAAGTGTCTGTGGAGGTGGTCTATCGCGGAGCCAGCGCTGCTGACGTGGAGGACGCCGTGTGTCGGCGCCTGCACGATGCAGTTAAAGGCGTGGAATTTCTCGATGAGTTCAGCTGTGTGGCTCAGGACAACCTGGCCAGTGCCACGGCAACCATGTCTGCCGGGGGAGATGCCATTCGTTTCCTCAATGAGATCGACACCGAGGTGAGCGCCATCACCGAGCTGCCAGCCCGTGCCGACCCCCCTGTAGTGAGGGAGCTTCACCGCAGTGACATGGTGGCGGCAGTGGCGGTGTCTGGCGACATGCCGATGCACCAGCTCGAGGACTACGCCCTGCGTCTGGAGGAGCGTATCATGACGCTGCCTGGCGTGGCTGAAGTAGCAATCCACGGGAGGTCCCAGCGCCAGTGGCAGGTCGCAGCGCCCCGCGAGGTACTGGGCCAGCACGGCCTCTCGGCGCGGGAGCTAGCACGTCGAGTGGCCAGTCAGAACCTTGACCTACCACTGAGCACCCTGGAAACCGCCGATCGCAATATCCTTCTGCGCTTCACCGACCAGCGCCGCTCTCTGGCTGAGCTGGCCGATCTGGTAGTGGTCACCGATGCCGGGGGCGGCGAGCTGACCCTGGGCGACCTGGCCACCATCACCGAGACCGGTGAGCACGCTGAAGAGCGAATCCGTTTCAACGGTGAGCCGGCGCTGGTGCTGGAGGTGAGCAAGGCGCTGCGAGACGATGCCCTGACGGTCAAGGAGTCTTTGGAAACGCTGCTTGAGGCGGAACGGCGGCGATTCGACGGGGGTATCTCTCTGACGCTGACCCAAGATGCGACCAGTATCGTTCGCGACCGTCTGCAGATGCTGGTGAATAACGGCTTGATGGGGCTGGTGTTGGTGGTGCTGGTAATGAGCCTCTTCTTCCGTCCGCGCCTAGCTCTGTGGGCCGTTCTGGGCCTGCCAGCGGCCTTCATGGGGGCCTTCATCGTCATGGCCCTGACCGGGCTGTCATTGAATATGATCACCTTGGTGGCACTGCTGATGGCTATCGGCATCGTCATGGATGATGCCATCGTGATCACCGACAGCATTGCCGTCCACTCCCTGAAAGGGGCTTCACCGGTGGAAGCTGTGGTAGCGGGTACCCGCCAGGTGTTGCCCGGCGTACTTTCATCATTTCTTACCACAGTCGCGGTATTCGCGCCGCTTTCCTTCCTCGCCGGTGAGCTTGGCGCGGTGCTTGAAGTGCTGCCGGTGGTGCTGATCGCCGCCCTGGCAGCGAGCCTCATCGAAGCATTCTGGATCTTGCCCCATCATCTTAAGGGCAGCGTGGGACGACTCGCCAGTGGGCACGACTCGCGCTTCCGTGTCGCATTCGAACGACATTTTGACAGGTTCCGCGAGTCGGTCGGTCGGCTGGCCGACCGGGCGATACGATTTCGCCATGCGGTGCTGGGAATCATTTTCGCCATTATGCTGGGCTCTTTCGGCTTTATGGCTGGAGGGCATGTGGGCAGTGAGGCCATGCCGGATATTGATGGCGATGTCCTGGAGGCCCGTATCCTGATGCCCCAGGGTACCCCCCTGGCACGTACCGAGGCGGTGGCCGAGCGAGTCGAGGCGACAATCCGTGAGCTTGATGTACGCTACTCTCCGGACCAGCCGGGGGGAGCATCCCTGGTCGAGGCGATTCAGGTGCGCTTCAACCACAACCCCAGCGCCAGGGAGGCAGGTCCCCATGTGGCCACCGTCATAGTCGACCTGCTGACTGCCGAGCGTCGCCGGGTGACCCTGGACGAGCTGACTGCCGCCTGGCGTGAGGCCATCGGTGAGATCGAGGGGCTTCAGCGATTGATTATTCAGGAGCCCGGCTTCGGCCCCGCCGGGGTGCCCGTGGAGGTGCGCCTGGCCGGAGAGAACTTGGAGGCCATGAAGACGGCGGCGCTAGAGCTGGGCGACCATCTAGAGAATTATGCAGCCGTCTATAACGTTTTCGACGACCTGCGCTTGGGCAAGCCTCAATTGACCTTCTCGATGGCCGAAGGCGCCCATGGTTTGGGCCTCTCCGCCGAGGAGGTGGCCGGGCAGCTGCGTGCGGCGCTGCTGGGGGAGATTGCCGATACCCTGCGCATCGGCGATCAGGAAATCGAGGTGCTGATTCGCCTGGCCGAAGCGGACAGGACCTCTCTCGACGACCTGGCCGATCTGACCATCGCCCTGCCGGAAGGAGGCCGGGTGCCGCTTGAGGTGGTGGCCAACGCCGAGGAGCGGCGCGAGTGGGCACGGATCACCCGTATCGACGGGCGGCGCACAGTCACCGTGGAGGCCAACGTGGATGTGCGGCATGCCACCGGCCAGGCAATCGTCGATGATCTCGTCGGCAGCGGCTGGCTCAGCGAGTTCCGCGAGCGTTATCCCGAGGTGGCGCTCACTTTCGAGGGGCAAGTGGCGCGCTCCGCTGAGACCGGAGGCTCCATCGGCCGCGGCCTGCTCATCGGACTTGTGGGCATCTTCGTGATCCTCTCCTTCCAGTTCCGCAGCTACGTCGAACCGCTAATCGTCATGCTGTCTATCCCGCTGGCCTTCATCGGCGCCATTTGGGGGCATGTGCTCATGGGCTACTACCTATCTATGCCCTCGCTGATCGGCGCGGCCTCCCTGGCCGGCATCGTGGTCAACAATGCCATCCTGCTGATCCACTTCATCAAGACTCATCGCGAGAGCGGGCTGGATGCTGTGGCGGCCGCCGGCCAAGCCAGCCGCGACCGGCTGCGTGCCATCCTGATCTCGTCGACTACCACCATCGCCGGTTTGCTCCCGCTTCTGGCCGAAACCAGTACTCAGGCGGCGGCCATAAAACCGCTGGTAATCTCGGTGGTGTTCGGACTGTTCAGCGCCACCGTGCTGGTGCTACTGGTGATCCCTGCACTCTACGTGCTGTTTGACGAGTGGGGCTGGGTTCAGGCGCCCAAGCCATCAAAAGAGTAA
- a CDS encoding cytochrome c yields the protein MTLKSCSVKTILLITLTVLPTWLMAGDNNAQHTASEQESSSQDLVLRSIMRELDQNMREVVGAISRENWEQVNEIASRIADHAEPPFTEKTRILRFVGTDAARFRGHDRQVHEAAMEMGEKARHEDGEAVIEAFSRVQKHCLACHQEFKEEFRAYFYGE from the coding sequence ATGACATTAAAAAGCTGTAGTGTTAAGACCATCCTACTGATTACCCTGACTGTCCTGCCAACTTGGCTGATGGCGGGAGACAATAACGCTCAGCACACAGCGAGTGAACAGGAAAGCTCCAGTCAGGATCTAGTGCTTCGCTCCATCATGCGCGAACTAGATCAAAACATGCGCGAGGTTGTCGGGGCCATCTCCCGAGAAAACTGGGAACAGGTAAATGAAATCGCGTCCCGAATCGCCGATCATGCCGAGCCACCGTTTACCGAAAAGACACGCATACTGCGCTTTGTCGGAACCGACGCCGCACGTTTCCGCGGACATGACAGGCAGGTGCATGAAGCAGCGATGGAAATGGGCGAAAAGGCGCGCCACGAGGATGGCGAAGCAGTGATTGAAGCCTTTTCTCGAGTGCAGAAACACTGCCTCGCCTGCCACCAAGAGTTCAAAGAAGAGTTCAGGGCGTACTTTTACGGCGAATGA
- a CDS encoding IS982 family transposase, producing the protein MYNLEKMYCEVDDFCQRFIPAWQHQQIAAGDKCRNKPGKLSESEVITILILFHQLRFRDFKTFYTHYARKHLKQAFPQLVSYTRMLKLLQSVLVPLCAFMTQRYGKPTGIAFVDSTKLAVCHNIRIPRNRVFSGVAERGKGTMGWFYGFKLHLLVNEQGEILSVKITTANIDDRKPIPDMVKQLWGTLYGDKGYLSQTLKESLAEQGIKLVTGIRKNMKPQLMTLWDRLMLRKRYVIETIFDQLKNISQIEHSRHRSPVSFMVHLMAGLVAYTFQPKKPSIKLNRNEKGALMQI; encoded by the coding sequence ATGTACAATTTAGAGAAAATGTATTGCGAAGTCGATGATTTTTGCCAAAGATTTATCCCGGCCTGGCAACACCAGCAGATAGCAGCCGGAGATAAATGCCGGAACAAGCCTGGCAAGTTGTCGGAAAGTGAAGTCATCACTATTCTGATTTTATTTCACCAGCTCCGCTTCAGAGACTTCAAGACCTTTTATACACACTATGCTCGGAAGCACTTGAAGCAAGCTTTCCCCCAACTGGTTAGCTATACCCGCATGTTGAAACTGCTGCAAAGTGTGCTGGTTCCCCTGTGTGCCTTTATGACACAACGTTACGGCAAACCAACCGGCATCGCCTTTGTTGATTCAACCAAACTGGCGGTATGCCACAACATTCGCATTCCTCGAAACCGTGTCTTTAGCGGTGTTGCAGAGCGAGGCAAGGGCACCATGGGCTGGTTTTATGGCTTCAAGCTACACCTGTTAGTGAACGAACAAGGTGAAATACTTTCAGTAAAAATCACAACGGCCAATATTGATGACCGCAAGCCCATACCGGACATGGTCAAACAGCTATGGGGCACCTTGTATGGCGATAAAGGTTATCTGTCTCAAACACTTAAAGAGTCATTAGCCGAACAAGGCATTAAGCTGGTCACCGGCATTCGCAAGAATATGAAACCGCAACTGATGACGTTATGGGACCGGTTGATGTTGAGAAAACGCTATGTGATTGAAACAATATTTGACCAATTGAAGAATATTTCTCAAATCGAACACTCACGGCACCGCAGCCCTGTCAGCTTTATGGTCCACCTCATGGCTGGATTGGTGGCTTATACCTTCCAACCCAAGAAGCCTTCTATCAAGTTGAACAGGAATGAAAAGGGCGCGCTTATGCAGATCTGA
- a CDS encoding ISL3 family transposase: MSHLPDNVLRLPEYQILNAMEMEDGLHFHIVAPDPIACEECGAEDEFVRFGKRDVAYRDLPVHGKRVILWVIRRRYSCRACGTTFRPSLPDMVDDHRMTRRLYSHVEKESFNHPYAYVADTTGLNEKTIREIFRKKAEFLAAWHRFETPRCLGIDELYLNRRYRCILTNLEERTLLDLLPGRQQDAVTKRLMSMTERGKVEIVSMDMWKPYRRAVQAVLPQARIVVDMFHVVHMANEALEKVRKGLRKELTANQRRTLKGDRKILLKRAHDVSDRERLIMETWMGAFPQLLAAYEHKERFYHIWDCATRRDAEQALAAWIDDIPQGQKEVWKELVSAVSGWREEMLTYFETDIPVTNAFTESINQLAKDKNRDGRGYSFEVMRARMLYTTKHKKKTPQTKESPFLGKATMTYSMSLPESEKNYGVDLSTFWED; this comes from the coding sequence ATGTCACACTTGCCTGACAACGTATTGCGCCTCCCTGAGTACCAGATACTAAATGCCATGGAAATGGAAGACGGGTTGCACTTTCATATAGTTGCTCCCGACCCCATAGCTTGCGAAGAGTGCGGCGCAGAGGATGAGTTTGTCAGGTTCGGCAAGCGTGATGTCGCTTACCGCGACCTCCCGGTCCACGGAAAGCGGGTCATCCTCTGGGTGATCCGCCGACGCTACTCTTGTCGAGCTTGCGGCACGACATTCCGCCCTTCGCTCCCGGACATGGTGGACGACCATCGAATGACTCGGCGGCTGTACAGTCACGTCGAGAAGGAGTCCTTCAATCATCCCTATGCCTACGTAGCCGACACTACGGGCCTCAACGAGAAGACTATCCGCGAGATATTCAGGAAGAAGGCCGAGTTCTTGGCGGCTTGGCACCGCTTCGAGACACCTCGTTGCCTGGGCATCGATGAGCTTTACCTGAACCGCCGCTACCGCTGCATCCTTACCAACCTAGAAGAGCGCACCCTGTTGGACCTGTTGCCCGGTCGTCAGCAGGACGCGGTGACGAAGCGGCTCATGAGCATGACCGAGCGCGGCAAGGTCGAGATTGTTAGCATGGATATGTGGAAGCCCTACCGCCGTGCCGTCCAGGCGGTGCTGCCACAGGCCCGCATCGTTGTCGATATGTTCCATGTTGTGCATATGGCCAACGAAGCCCTAGAGAAGGTTCGCAAGGGGCTCAGGAAGGAGCTAACGGCCAACCAACGCCGAACCCTCAAGGGTGACCGGAAGATATTGCTGAAGCGGGCTCACGATGTCTCCGACCGCGAACGTCTCATCATGGAAACTTGGATGGGGGCCTTCCCCCAGCTCTTGGCAGCCTACGAGCACAAGGAGCGGTTCTACCACATCTGGGACTGTGCCACTCGGCGAGATGCTGAGCAGGCGCTGGCTGCCTGGATAGACGACATCCCGCAAGGGCAGAAGGAGGTCTGGAAGGAACTTGTCAGCGCCGTCAGCGGATGGCGTGAGGAGATGTTAACCTACTTCGAGACTGACATCCCGGTCACCAATGCCTTCACGGAGTCGATCAACCAGCTGGCCAAGGACAAGAACCGCGATGGTCGGGGCTACTCATTCGAGGTGATGCGAGCCCGGATGCTCTACACCACCAAGCACAAGAAGAAGACGCCACAGACCAAGGAATCCCCCTTCCTGGGCAAGGCCACCATGACCTACAGCATGAGTCTCCCCGAGTCCGAGAAGAACTACGGCGTCGATCTATCAACCTTCTGGGAAGATTAA